In the genome of Oceanispirochaeta sp. M1, one region contains:
- a CDS encoding FGGY-family carbohydrate kinase: MEQDILIGIDLGTTGAKAGVFDVNGNMLGSGYYEYPCLYPKPGWVDQDVELLEKSAMNAVRDSLTKSAVSAERVKAVSFSTQRCCTIFLDDQNKLIRPMISWMDNRPIDEVEEINRKVPFEKYLDITGFPNSTTWMLPKMLWLKKNEPENWKRTKKVVQLQDYMLAAMGAKDYYCDVSDARYYGLWDPYAFEWSQELLDTFEIDKSLLPDIKPSGTLVGNVSSEAAARCGLKEGTPICVGAGDQNSASVGAGAVRPGDMFVSLGTAGATGICLNHPYRDPTGRTFVTDHPCYGDWMLEGYQPAAAGVFRWFRDEIARLENSYAESSGENIYTILSDMVASVPAGAKGLVFIPHYASAATPRFNPEARGVLAGMTFAHDRNCLARAYMEGITMEMNDIIRSVRDSGNEIRSIRILGGPTNSKVWNQMQADMYGLEVDTLEVVDAAVLGAAIIAGAGVGLFDSIQDGTDKMVRLKDHYVPDKKNNAVYERQYKVYCQMYESLEQGGVYTSLVEFQNSLSEHE; the protein is encoded by the coding sequence ATGGAACAGGATATATTAATAGGGATAGATTTAGGGACAACGGGAGCAAAAGCCGGCGTCTTTGATGTCAACGGGAATATGCTGGGCAGTGGTTACTATGAATATCCCTGTCTGTACCCCAAGCCCGGCTGGGTTGACCAGGATGTGGAACTTCTGGAGAAATCAGCCATGAATGCGGTCCGGGATTCCTTGACTAAATCCGCAGTGTCTGCGGAAAGAGTCAAAGCTGTTTCGTTTTCCACCCAACGCTGCTGTACAATTTTTCTCGATGATCAGAATAAACTGATCAGACCCATGATTTCATGGATGGATAATCGTCCTATAGATGAAGTTGAGGAAATCAACCGGAAAGTGCCTTTTGAAAAGTACCTGGATATCACCGGCTTTCCCAACAGCACGACCTGGATGCTTCCCAAGATGCTCTGGTTGAAAAAGAACGAACCGGAGAATTGGAAGAGAACCAAAAAAGTCGTGCAGCTGCAGGATTATATGCTGGCGGCCATGGGAGCAAAGGATTATTACTGCGATGTTTCCGATGCCCGTTATTATGGACTCTGGGACCCCTATGCCTTCGAGTGGAGCCAGGAACTTCTCGATACTTTTGAAATCGATAAATCTCTGCTGCCGGATATAAAACCCTCGGGAACATTGGTCGGCAATGTCTCTTCAGAAGCGGCTGCACGCTGCGGTCTTAAGGAAGGTACTCCCATCTGCGTGGGTGCCGGAGACCAGAACAGTGCCTCCGTGGGAGCTGGTGCAGTCCGCCCGGGAGATATGTTTGTTTCTCTGGGAACTGCCGGAGCTACAGGTATCTGTCTGAATCATCCTTATCGAGATCCGACAGGTCGTACCTTTGTTACAGATCATCCCTGTTATGGTGACTGGATGCTGGAAGGCTACCAGCCCGCAGCAGCAGGTGTATTCCGCTGGTTCAGGGATGAAATTGCCCGACTGGAGAACTCCTATGCAGAAAGCAGCGGAGAGAATATCTACACAATTCTGTCTGATATGGTTGCATCCGTTCCCGCCGGTGCCAAGGGGCTGGTATTTATCCCGCATTACGCTTCCGCCGCTACACCTCGTTTTAATCCCGAGGCCCGTGGCGTTCTGGCTGGAATGACCTTTGCTCATGACCGTAATTGTCTGGCCCGGGCTTATATGGAAGGTATCACCATGGAGATGAATGACATTATCCGTTCTGTCAGAGATTCGGGTAATGAGATCAGATCCATCCGTATTCTGGGCGGTCCTACAAATTCAAAAGTCTGGAATCAGATGCAGGCGGATATGTATGGCTTGGAAGTGGATACTCTTGAAGTTGTTGATGCTGCAGTACTGGGAGCCGCCATAATTGCGGGTGCCGGAGTAGGTTTGTTTGACTCAATTCAGGACGGGACCGATAAGATGGTCCGTCTGAAGGACCATTATGTTCCCGACAAAAAAAACAATGCAGTATATGAGCGGCAATACAAAGTCTATTGTCAGATGTATGAGTCTTTAGAACAGGGCGGAGTGTATACATCTCTGGTGGAATTTCAGAATAGCTTGTCAGAGCATGAATAG
- a CDS encoding SDR family NAD(P)-dependent oxidoreductase — MSILDKFKLDGKVALVTGSSRGLGKVCAIGLAEAGATVVTNSLHIEGAQMTSNEIIAKGGKSIAIQADVSDQVQVEAMMDKIMEQYGQVDIVFNNAGIASVAPAEEKTLAEWKRTIDVNLTGVFLVAQAAGKIMLKQKKGSIINMASMSAHIINVPQKVVDYHAAKAGVVALTKSLAAEWAPFNVRVNAVSPGYHKTEMAMQFGEVHPIWIERIPMGRMAEMEELQGLVLFLASDASSYTTGSEIISDGGYTLW, encoded by the coding sequence ATGAGTATTCTGGATAAATTTAAATTAGATGGAAAAGTCGCGCTGGTTACCGGCTCTTCAAGAGGGCTGGGGAAAGTATGTGCCATAGGATTGGCAGAAGCCGGGGCGACAGTGGTGACCAACAGCCTGCATATTGAAGGCGCCCAGATGACATCGAACGAAATTATTGCCAAAGGTGGAAAGTCCATTGCCATTCAGGCAGATGTGAGTGATCAGGTTCAGGTAGAAGCCATGATGGATAAAATAATGGAACAGTATGGTCAGGTGGATATAGTTTTCAATAATGCAGGTATTGCATCAGTTGCTCCCGCCGAAGAGAAAACTCTGGCAGAATGGAAGAGAACCATTGATGTCAATCTGACAGGAGTATTTCTTGTTGCTCAGGCTGCAGGGAAAATCATGCTGAAACAGAAAAAAGGATCAATAATCAATATGGCTTCCATGTCTGCCCATATAATCAATGTTCCTCAGAAGGTTGTCGATTATCATGCTGCTAAGGCTGGAGTCGTGGCATTAACAAAATCTCTTGCTGCAGAATGGGCACCATTCAATGTACGGGTTAATGCAGTCAGTCCGGGGTATCATAAGACAGAAATGGCCATGCAGTTCGGTGAGGTACATCCTATTTGGATTGAGAGAATTCCTATGGGAAGAATGGCGGAAATGGAAGAATTGCAGGGGCTTGTACTCTTTCTGGCCAGTGATGCATCCAGCTACACAACCGGATCAGAAATTATCAGTGACGGTGGTTATACCTTATGGTAG
- a CDS encoding SMP-30/gluconolactonase/LRE family protein translates to MNKTAVSIVPCKKFCGEAPLWMEQTKELYWVDTGRKECHRFNTRNKTSSIIKMDGFPQALGRREQGGWICPMEDRVVLLDKDFAQVKDLGSPLPAGTPLLLGDGTTGPDGLYYFGAYDPEDLSSKEGAVYRVNSDLSFELVIPEMALPNGMAFNKEGDKYYLTEMFGNCIWSYDFSKETGQFTNKSLFASIPEEDGYPDGLIMDNKGGVWSAHWQGFRITRYNPDGMIETVIKLPVPTATCMAFGDDGGLYITTATKGCSEEQLKEYPESGNLFFTETRYKGFQEREFIEK, encoded by the coding sequence ATGAATAAAACGGCCGTATCAATAGTCCCATGTAAAAAATTCTGCGGGGAGGCTCCTCTATGGATGGAGCAAACAAAAGAGCTTTACTGGGTTGATACCGGAAGGAAAGAGTGCCATAGATTCAACACCAGGAACAAAACATCTTCCATTATTAAAATGGACGGCTTTCCTCAGGCCCTGGGAAGAAGAGAACAGGGCGGCTGGATCTGCCCCATGGAAGACCGGGTGGTGCTTCTTGATAAAGACTTTGCCCAAGTCAAAGATCTGGGATCCCCCCTGCCTGCAGGAACTCCCCTCCTTTTAGGAGACGGCACAACCGGCCCGGATGGCCTGTACTACTTCGGCGCCTATGACCCGGAAGACCTTAGCAGTAAAGAAGGTGCAGTCTACAGAGTCAATTCTGACCTTAGTTTTGAATTGGTAATACCGGAGATGGCTCTGCCCAACGGAATGGCCTTCAACAAAGAAGGTGACAAATACTACCTGACAGAGATGTTCGGGAATTGTATCTGGTCCTATGATTTCAGTAAGGAAACAGGACAATTCACAAACAAAAGCCTTTTTGCCTCTATCCCGGAAGAAGATGGATATCCCGACGGTCTGATAATGGACAACAAGGGAGGCGTATGGAGCGCTCATTGGCAGGGATTCCGGATTACACGGTATAATCCCGATGGAATGATAGAAACAGTTATAAAGCTTCCGGTCCCTACGGCAACATGTATGGCCTTTGGGGATGATGGAGGACTCTATATCACTACTGCTACTAAAGGATGCAGCGAAGAACAGCTGAAGGAGTACCCTGAGTCGGGTAATCTGTTTTTTACCGAAACCAGGTACAAAGGCTTCCAGGAAAGAGAGTTTATTGAAAAGTAA
- a CDS encoding iron-containing alcohol dehydrogenase — MKVFDFAVPTNVFFGCGEIKRVKELAPKLGKKVLLLAAKDTMRALGFLEKTENLLKEAGLEVVISDDVSPNPRDKDINKQTELFLSEKCDFTVGLGGGSAMDSAKAVSFLAAQGGGNIRDYLAGGDKADLAAPGIKDAFPILLITTTAGTGAEATPWWVITNTEDHEKPGTGNDSTCADYAIVDPELMLTLPQGVTRSCGIDVLFHAMEAFIANIATPFTDLFAREAIRLVMENLGTVLEDGSNVEARSQIAWANTIAGIAIGEGKSGTVGIHAMGHSIGGQTDAPHGMTMAAVCLPFMRKTCKSDISRYAEVTRMLGFAEPGMTEEQLAEKSPEALEKVLERFGCKITMSDLGVKEEMIEAMTDSVFKTMVNVLNCSLMELNREDVIQLYKEAL; from the coding sequence ATGAAAGTATTTGATTTTGCGGTACCAACTAATGTTTTTTTTGGATGTGGTGAAATAAAGAGGGTAAAGGAACTGGCCCCTAAGCTGGGAAAGAAAGTTCTTCTTCTTGCTGCTAAGGACACAATGAGAGCTCTCGGTTTTCTTGAAAAAACAGAAAACCTTTTAAAAGAAGCAGGCTTGGAAGTAGTTATATCTGATGATGTATCTCCTAATCCAAGAGATAAGGACATCAATAAGCAAACTGAATTATTTTTATCCGAAAAATGTGATTTTACTGTCGGCCTCGGCGGCGGAAGCGCAATGGATTCAGCCAAGGCTGTCTCATTTCTGGCCGCTCAGGGTGGTGGGAATATAAGAGATTACCTGGCCGGAGGCGATAAAGCCGATCTGGCTGCTCCCGGCATAAAGGACGCATTTCCAATTCTACTCATTACAACTACTGCCGGTACCGGGGCCGAGGCTACACCTTGGTGGGTTATTACAAATACAGAAGACCATGAAAAACCCGGTACAGGAAATGACAGCACATGTGCGGATTATGCAATTGTAGATCCTGAACTCATGCTGACTCTTCCCCAGGGTGTTACCAGAAGCTGTGGAATTGATGTTCTTTTCCATGCCATGGAGGCATTCATCGCCAATATCGCGACTCCTTTTACAGATCTTTTTGCAAGAGAGGCAATACGCCTTGTTATGGAAAATCTGGGAACTGTACTTGAAGACGGTAGTAATGTTGAAGCCCGCAGTCAAATCGCCTGGGCTAATACTATCGCCGGAATTGCCATCGGTGAAGGTAAATCAGGTACTGTCGGTATTCATGCAATGGGACACAGTATCGGCGGACAGACAGATGCTCCCCATGGCATGACCATGGCTGCGGTCTGTCTACCCTTTATGAGAAAAACCTGCAAATCAGATATATCACGATATGCAGAAGTCACAAGAATGCTTGGTTTTGCAGAGCCGGGAATGACTGAAGAACAGCTGGCTGAAAAGTCTCCTGAGGCTTTGGAGAAAGTTCTGGAGCGCTTCGGATGCAAAATCACAATGAGTGATCTTGGTGTTAAAGAAGAGATGATTGAAGCCATGACTGATTCAGTATTTAAGACAATGGTTAATGTTTTGAACTGCAGCTTGATGGAATTAAACCGTGAAGATGTGATTCAGCTCTATAAGGAAGCCCTTTAA
- a CDS encoding FGGY-family carbohydrate kinase, whose amino-acid sequence MDVCVAAVDIGTTGSKGTIFNLKGIALGSAYREYPCTYPKPGWVEQDPDLLVKSAMEALHEAVVESGVNAEQIKSVSVSAQRCCGIFLGDDEKLLRPMISWQDNRPSEEVAEIAEKIDSDEYYRKTGFPNSTTWLLSKMMWVRKNEPVIWKQTRRVVQMHDYFLRALGADDYFVDLNDAGFFGFFDSEKSVWDQSLLDLFDIDPSILPIPMASGIKAGVVRADVATICGLNIGTIIAVGAGDQCAGALGAGVVKKGTVSVSMGTAGAMGAFLDKPFRDPTGSGMVTSHSIKGNWLLEAHQAAAGGVYRWFRDEVAALEKYTSEKDGLDFFKLMDKKIADVPVGSKGLLLLPYYAGAATPRYDSSARGVLVGLTFAHDRACMARAYLEGITLDMKDILSSFSQSGVEIKDIHILGGPTKSELWNQIQADVYGLPVSTLEVEDATLLGAAILAAVGAGLFDSIEEGAEQMVQIKKTYRPIEKNTAVYSELYDIFCRTFDGLKANGVFKKLSALQSTY is encoded by the coding sequence ATGGATGTATGTGTTGCTGCGGTTGATATCGGTACTACAGGTTCTAAAGGAACAATTTTTAATCTGAAGGGTATTGCCCTGGGCAGTGCGTACAGGGAATATCCCTGTACCTATCCTAAGCCGGGCTGGGTAGAACAGGACCCTGATCTGCTTGTTAAATCGGCGATGGAGGCCCTGCATGAAGCTGTGGTTGAATCCGGTGTCAATGCAGAACAGATAAAATCTGTTTCTGTTTCTGCTCAACGCTGCTGTGGAATCTTTCTGGGGGATGATGAGAAGCTTCTCAGGCCTATGATCTCCTGGCAGGATAACAGACCTTCCGAGGAAGTTGCTGAAATAGCTGAAAAAATTGATTCGGACGAGTATTACCGTAAAACAGGTTTTCCCAACAGTACAACCTGGCTGCTCTCTAAAATGATGTGGGTTCGAAAGAATGAACCCGTAATCTGGAAGCAGACAAGACGTGTTGTACAGATGCACGACTATTTTCTGCGTGCCCTGGGTGCTGATGATTATTTTGTTGATTTGAATGATGCCGGTTTCTTTGGTTTCTTTGATTCGGAAAAATCAGTCTGGGATCAGAGTCTGTTAGACCTATTTGATATTGACCCATCCATACTTCCAATTCCTATGGCATCAGGAATCAAAGCCGGAGTTGTACGCGCTGATGTTGCCACTATATGTGGCTTGAACATAGGAACCATTATAGCTGTTGGTGCCGGTGATCAGTGTGCCGGTGCTCTAGGTGCAGGTGTTGTCAAAAAGGGGACAGTTTCTGTTTCCATGGGAACCGCCGGTGCAATGGGAGCATTCCTGGATAAACCTTTTCGGGACCCAACAGGTTCCGGTATGGTCACAAGCCATTCCATAAAAGGTAACTGGCTTCTTGAAGCACATCAGGCTGCTGCGGGTGGAGTCTACCGTTGGTTTAGAGATGAAGTGGCAGCTCTGGAAAAATACACATCTGAAAAAGATGGACTGGATTTTTTCAAACTCATGGATAAGAAGATTGCCGATGTACCAGTCGGTTCCAAGGGTCTGCTTCTTCTTCCTTATTATGCCGGAGCTGCAACACCCCGCTATGACAGCAGTGCTCGTGGTGTATTGGTCGGTTTGACATTTGCACATGACCGAGCCTGTATGGCACGTGCTTATTTAGAAGGAATTACCCTGGATATGAAAGATATTCTTTCATCATTCAGCCAATCGGGTGTTGAGATAAAGGATATCCATATTCTGGGTGGACCCACAAAGTCTGAACTCTGGAATCAGATTCAGGCTGATGTCTATGGACTACCTGTTTCAACTCTGGAAGTTGAGGATGCCACATTGCTGGGGGCTGCCATTCTTGCAGCCGTTGGTGCCGGACTCTTTGACAGCATCGAGGAAGGGGCTGAGCAGATGGTTCAGATAAAAAAGACATACAGGCCAATTGAGAAGAATACGGCAGTCTATTCTGAATTATATGATATATTCTGCCGGACATTTGATGGACTTAAAGCCAATGGTGTTTTTAAAAAATTGTCTGCATTGCAGTCAACATATTAG
- a CDS encoding sugar ABC transporter substrate-binding protein: protein MLKTSKFLLVLIMVAGVMAPLFANGQDEAADYDYVLGKVPYTFEHAYHQAVAKELTSYAKQMYNAKVVVVDGQASNEKTLAAVENLVAQGVDAIELHCGDAGLMTTAINIAHEAGIPIVTTLIRPTEMMAPHVQPQETPSSLTMGQIAATQWLKANPDKPCKVAMLNFGGIEQIWQMRTGAFFDGVKSIDPSAELVTMLNGAGSTVTSMEVTLDILQANPEVNIIFAANDEMALGALAACEQLGRGVMDNGVPLTEVIAGLDGSEAAMLEIYDPSSSFKMTHGAVRDVARAEIDTMMAIVKGEIPMDKYMETPVLSPVVDFYNTPIEEAQRFLETNFFYEGDLKAEIKK from the coding sequence ATGCTGAAAACAAGTAAATTTTTACTGGTTCTTATTATGGTAGCTGGTGTAATGGCACCACTTTTCGCAAACGGTCAGGATGAAGCTGCGGATTACGATTATGTATTGGGTAAAGTACCTTATACCTTTGAACACGCATATCATCAGGCAGTTGCTAAAGAACTGACTTCTTATGCAAAGCAGATGTACAATGCAAAGGTTGTCGTTGTAGATGGTCAGGCATCAAATGAAAAGACTCTTGCAGCTGTTGAAAACCTGGTAGCCCAGGGTGTAGATGCAATTGAACTTCACTGTGGAGATGCAGGTCTTATGACAACTGCCATCAATATTGCTCATGAGGCAGGAATCCCCATTGTAACAACACTTATTCGTCCTACCGAAATGATGGCTCCCCATGTTCAGCCCCAGGAAACTCCCAGCTCTCTTACAATGGGTCAGATTGCAGCCACTCAGTGGTTGAAAGCTAATCCCGATAAACCTTGTAAAGTTGCTATGCTGAACTTCGGTGGTATCGAGCAGATCTGGCAGATGAGAACAGGTGCTTTCTTTGATGGTGTTAAATCTATTGATCCTTCAGCGGAACTTGTTACAATGCTTAACGGTGCCGGTTCAACTGTAACATCCATGGAAGTTACTCTTGATATTCTTCAGGCAAACCCAGAAGTAAATATCATTTTTGCAGCCAATGATGAAATGGCACTCGGTGCTCTTGCAGCCTGTGAACAGCTTGGCCGCGGTGTTATGGATAACGGTGTTCCTTTGACTGAAGTCATAGCTGGTCTGGACGGAAGTGAAGCAGCAATGCTGGAAATCTATGATCCCAGCAGCTCCTTTAAAATGACTCACGGTGCGGTTCGTGATGTAGCTCGTGCTGAAATTGATACAATGATGGCAATTGTTAAAGGTGAAATCCCCATGGACAAATATATGGAAACTCCTGTATTAAGCCCTGTTGTGGATTTCTACAATACACCCATTGAAGAAGCACAGAGATTTCTGGAAACAAACTTCTTTTACGAAGGTGATCTGAAAGCAGAAATTAAAAAATAA